The genome window TGAAGCtgtcgtttgagtttataaacttctatttcatgcctgattcgtatggatctgataactgaatgcaaagtgtgagttctagaggaatgtttgtgtcttgatgagcatgtatccctctaggagtcgctaaatgaacagctgctggtctttttttttcttttcttttttcaacggaggatcagttgccctattggttaaaatccccaaactgtttacttaaatattaaattaataaatgacatcaaaacaggggtgtttgcgttatgatgtggtgggctgctgtgggccagaaagtccagggccactttttggtcccagtccgcccctgaatggtgcacccctatccaaaaagcacaaccagttgtattaataatgttatcctgagcgtgaagtgttaccagaatttgttttaattaagctgaaaaataaaagttttgtgtttaatgtatttgtgctgatgttgaaatggattttaaaacatatggtatcgaaaaaagtatcgttaggaaccggtatcgaaactgGCACCGGATCTaatgattttgaacaatacccagccctacacacactctctcacacacacacacacacacacacacacctccagagcGCAGAACATGGTGCTGACGGCGTCCTCGCTCACGTTGTCGAGGCCCATCTCGAAGGCGGTGACCATCATGCGCGCCTCCATCTGTCCTCTGGTGGGCAGCAGCAGTGTGTGAGCGCTCAGCCTCAGCTCCTCGTCCTCCAGCGCTGCTTCTCGAGGACTGAAGGCCTGCGCCGCCTGCAGGGGGTTCTGCGGCTGGAAGcggtgctgcacacacacacacacacacacacatttcttctGAGGCAGTGAAAGGTTTATTAGCAGGGTTTATGACAGCATATTTAAGACCAAGAAAATGAAAGGAATTAATGGAATTGAACAGTTTCAACAGTCTTTAAAAGTGAACGTCTTTCTATCAGCAACACttcaaactttaaaaatacaTCTTTGAACTCGTCTCTGTTACTTTAACATATCTTATTAGAAGAAGCTTAAGCTTTGAATCGCTCTGCTAGAAGCCACTATCTTCTGATCACATTGCGATGAAGAGATGCTGAATTTACTCAAGCAGCACAAGGAAAGAGTTTATGATTACAACaaacaaatatctgtcaatggAGTCAGGAAAATCTACTTAATTCAAAGGTCAAACAGGTTCTCCTTCACTGGCAGGTATTGGTTCTGTTAGTATGATCTGGTGAACAATCATGAGCAGACAGAGCTTACATCGAACTTCTGCCGAACAGAGGGAAACTTCTTTTTGCCTCGGTTGGGTTTGCCAGGTTTGGATGTGGATCCACTGTTCCACTGCAGCGAGCTGGGgccctctgacacacacacacacacacacacacgtcaacaACAGCTAACACTGTACGCCCATCAGATCAGAGAGTGTGTGAGTACCTGACGTGGACACGATGATCTGGCAGCGGGTGAGGATGGCCAGCAGGAAGTCATTGTGGACATGAACTGTGGAGGAAACAAGTGAGCGGTCAGTGAGAGATGCACACTACACACAGCAGGACGCACACTACACAGGGATGTTACCGGTGTCCTGAGCCAGCAGACGCCGCGCCTCCAGGTCGAACTCCTCTTTGCTGATCTTCTGCTTGAACCAGAGTTTGAGATTGGCCCAGTaactgaggaagaggaggagaagatgatgaagatgagctGCACAGAGAATACGGGCTTCATTCTGTTTCTGACATTACCAGCGAAACTAGTGAACTAAACACGGTTAGTTAACGGTAACGTTACATGAAACACCAATCATCGTGAGATCTCAGAAATCTACACTGAAAGCGCAGTCTTTATCTCTCTGCACGCTTAGAAGCAAACACTATAATAAACTCCTCTGCAGCGTCTGAAGAAGCAAAACAGAAGTGTGTTTGTGAAGCTAAGAGCAGCTAGCAACATCAGTTCTCACACACAGACGAGTTAGTATCGAGCAGAGATCATACTATCATAACAGACACTCACTGTTTGACATTGTCTCCGACAGCATCGGTTAAGTTCTTCTTTGCTATCTCCAGTTCACTAGCGTGAGCCGCCATAGCGACGCCGGAAGCTGCGATGACGCGTCGCGTTCTTCTTCCGCTTCCTTTAGTTTGGCGGGTTCAGTGCACACCGCTGCCTGCTTCCGTTCTTCTCATGTAAAACGTTTATTTCCTATCTTTAGTTGACgtttctaaataataaataaataaaaagtagatCTTCCTTTACGAAGTTGAACAATGGTTTTGCTACAAATAAATCAAGAAAACATGGTTTCTTTATTTAAACGTTGATAATAACAAATTAACAATAGTTTACTTGTAGTAAAGCTAATCAATACACCAAgaaaacatggttactatacttttactacaataaaaacgtttaatttttttaagggtTTAACAATACATTTCCTTACAGTTTGATACCACTCTAAATCATTTCATATCTTCCCTAAAATCCCACACAGTTTATTAGTGCTTTACATTTTGATCCCAGACACGTGCGTCTtcaaaaagtcttttaaagagtGCCTCATCTGGAGAGCATCTACTGtctacaagtcaagtcacctttatttatatagcgctttaaacaaatcAGATTGCGtcgaagcaactgaacaacattcattaggaaaacagtgtgtcaataatgcagaatgatagttaaaggcagttcatcattgaattcagtgatgtcatcatctggCTCGGGATACCTCCTTGGACTGGATGATGGATCCAATGCTTCCTCTTTTCTTTACTCTTTTGAAGAAGAGCCACAAATTCACGGTTTCTGTGCCTGACAAATTTTTAGGatggtgaataaaaaaataaaaaaacacataggAAAATCTCTGACTCCGTGTGCAAGAACCTTTAGAGAGCGTTTTCAGTGTGGTGCAGTAAACTCTGGTCCTCACTCCAACACAGAAGGTGGAGATAGTACACCTTAAAGTCAGatctgctttttttaaataatttaacaatttactcCAGGAGCCACACTGAAATCCTGAAATGAATCATATAGGGCCTTAAAGATGTTGATAACAGAAATGTTTAAGAACCAAAATCTAAAATGATATTAAGATATCTTTAATTAATAACCTTGCAAAACCTCAACGAGCTTCCACCTCTGTGTAAAAATATCATGATGCCTCCATCTTTCTAAAGTAATTTTAACCATGCAGTCTGCATTTACAAACAACAGTGAAAACATGAAGAGCTCAGTGTATTCTAGCGTGGGACGGTGAAGGATGAGCTTCATCTCTGCTAGGTGTTCCTCGCTCGACTGGAAGTGGTATGATGGGAAAGTGAAGTGTTGATGAACAGCAGCATCAGACAAGAAGCTGAAGATCAAGTGAAGTCACAGAGCGGCTCAGTGAGTGTTAACATCAGCAGCGCTCCAGAGATCCAGACTTCACTGGCCTTCATATCAGCTCAGAAACTGTGCAGGAGCTTCACGGAAAGGGTCTTCACTTCACCAGACACAAGCTTCATATGGAGTGTGTAATAAACAGAGACTGGACTCTGGAGCAGTGGAAACCTGTTCTGTGTGTGAATGAAGGTGACCAGCATCACATTACAGTCCTGTCGCAGATAACACAGATCTTCATCAAATCTACAGCCTTAGAATGAATCAATAAAACATACACCTTAATCTGTCTGTACTCTTTATTTTTCAGATTATGCCAGTGATGGAATCAGATGAAGTACATGAACAGACATTCAATAGCACTAACTTAAAACACAAGAGTCTTCCTCGTTTCTGTTTcagagatggtgtgtgtgtgtgtgtgtgtgtgagagagagagtgtgtgtgttgtaacaCTGGTGGCTCAGTTCTGTTCAGATGAGTTTATGAGAGTCCAGCGGTCCACAGAACAACTCAATCATTAAACATCCTCAACATCACATCCTCTCCTTCACAACTACTGTCAGCACTTTATATAAACACAGCATCATGACACGAAGAAGAAAAGCCTCAGAGCTGTAAGACTGGAGTCAGAGTTCATCTGCGCTCATACTGACCCTCAAACACAAGAAACTAAAGACATCGCTCATTTACTCATTTACATGCACaacttttcatatttatataggaAGTATAAAGTTTTCGCGGTAGAAAATGACGGCATATGCAATATTAATTTGcaagtaaaaaactaaaaatactaaatatatagATATCTAAAATGCAATGACATTATAAAGACGTTTTTTGGATTTATGTCATCAGTAGTTGGATACATTACATATAAAATactacaaataatttaaaaagcattACTGTTCACACACACAAGTATGTTGAGCTGTATTTCCAACAAGAATAATTCCTTTGGAGTCTGTATCCGTACTCACACTTTCAATGCAGAAATATACAAACACTGTACACGCTGGTTATCAGAGGCTTAGTCATCAGTCGCTCGTTCATCACATCCTCTGAGAGCCGATCATGACTTTAGAGACGAAGTTGACGATGGCGCTGGCGGGCTGCTCGGGGTCGTGCTCCGCGAACACATGACACACGTTCTCCAAACCACTGCCCGCTTTCCTCGCCACGAACCCGAAGATCCTGAAGCAGGAGGAGGTGGTTTAACAAAGGCCTGTATTATCAACACTTAGCTTCagtctgttctttaaaaaaaacattaaacttaaGTCTGTGCTCCATAGAGTTACATCCATTTGAGTTGGAAATGTCATGTTCTGTTCAAGTCTATGCTGTAAAAGTGGTTAGCAGGTAATACATGGATTACGAATACTGCATAAATACAATTTAGTTCCATGAAACCCTCTAAAAATACAACGtttaaaaaacattctaaaactAAAACATAGTATATTCATATAATTGAAATGTTAAAACCTGGGAATATTTGACCCCAGGAGGAGTGTCAGAGTTAACCCTTTCTTCTGTTAAACTGGTAAATAAAGTCCTGTGATAAgagtgaactgaactgaactcacTTGGCTGAGCTGCAGCCGTCTCGCTTCCATCTGTGAAGGAACAGAGGAACAATCAAAACCATTACAGAAGATTAATGAGCTGACAGGAAGTGCTGGAGCAGATGAACTCACTTCCTGTCCTGCGGGTCCAGGGCACAGAATATGACTGTGTTAGCGGCGTAGTGTCTTCTGAAGAACAGTCTgtgtgagacagtgtgtgtgtgtgttagtctcATCTGCTTCACAAACATGGACAAGCTCATGATATTTATTTCATACTTAAGTACGAAGTAAAATTAAGTATGTTAGTGGACTTTTAATCAATGATTTTATTCAGTAACTTTCCCTAAAGTATAATATGTTTCACAGCCCTGCATTCAGAGAAAGGGTTCAGTTCCCCGTGAACTCATGAAGGGATCAGATGTGTATCTGTCGCAGGCCTCACTTTCTCTGGTTGTCGGTGAGCGTGATTCCCTGCGAGGACACTTTGAAGTGCACTACGGTGGAGGACGGGAGCGAGTGGACGCTCAGGACCTCATCGGTGGCCTTCTGCACCGCCTGAAACCCCGTCAGAGACTCCATCTCCACCGAACCCAGGAACCACACGTTACAGGCTGAGAAACAGGGGATTGTGAGATCATGAGATGAATCACAGACTGATCACGGCTCAGGAATCACTAGTGCACGCACCTGCTCCCTGTTTGAGGAGCTCTGCTGCAGAGTTGGTGATGGACTGTGAGGATGTGCTGACAGAGTCCTCTAGAGGATCTGAGGAGAAGTTTGAGACAGTCAAATACAGGAACACCAGtcaaatattatcacaatttaaaatatcagctgctttctgtgtgaatctgtgttaaagtgtaatgtatttctgcgatgtgcagctgtattttcagcatcattcctccagtcttcagtgtcacatgatgtgattatttactgctcaagaaacgtttctgattattatcaatgttaaaaacagttgtactgcacaatattaatgttatttacgCTTCATTATCACTCAACAGAACTGATTTTTGGTAGTTGCACATTAGTTGAACAGTAAGAGATGAACACCTCTGTCAGGGATGATGAGTTTACAGGGAAGAGCCAGAGGAGTGATGGAGTGCTGACAGACCAGAGCGCTCAGActgcctgaaacacacacacacacacacacacacacagtatgagtGAGCGgttcacacagcagcagagtCAGTCACAGGTCTGATGAACTTACCAAAGTAGGGTTCGTTAGGGCATCCCTTGAGCCGGACGCCCCGCGACGAGCACTCGATCAGAAAGTGCCTCACCAGCTCACTGGACAGGTCCactcctgtcacacacacacacacacacacacacacacacacacacacacacacacacacacacacacacacatcaacaatGCCTTCTATAACACTGATCACTATCCACCCTGAGCTCAGGTTTCAGAAGCCTCCTCACTTTCTTCTGGAGGAATTACAGCAGACACAATAACAGAGTTTGGTTTCACACACGTATCTGGAGTTTGTCATTACAGCTTATGCCTCCATCAGCACAGTGCTGCTATAAAAACAAGTGTGCTTAACCGTGCTGAATGTGCTTTTGTAGTGTGCTTCAAATCTgacatgtatatttaaaaaaattgtacttgaagataatattaatacatatatatatatatatatatatatatatatatatatatatatatatatattttaagaagtaAATTTATTTGGATGTTTTGATTAACACACTAAAGCTCATGTAAAGCActtattttaactgtagtgttatttgatattacatttacagttaatatatttaaaattaattagactgcaacttcattattattaaaaacactttttttttaaatgacacattttttaattgaaatgactgtttatttttgtcagaGTGTTCAGCGGATGTGCTTCTGATGTCCACCAGAGGGCGCTGTGTTAGTTGAGCACATGGCTGGTTTGTAACTGGAGCATGTGTTCTCCTGTCTGTGGTCTGACTCTGTCCTTCTCGTTACCTCATTGTTTCAGTTGCTTCACCTGTGTCTCCCTCGTCACCGTCCTTGATTGTTTCTCTACTTATTCTCCTTGTGTCTGTAGTCCTGTACTGGTCTGTTGTTTATATGTTAGATGTCATTGTGATATGTGTTATCAACCTGTATTGCTATACCTGCCTTGATTTGCTGTGTGGTGCCTTGTTTGTGCCTTCCTGTTTGTGATTGCTTTGGTTTCATTTTTTACCATTAATAAAAGCCCATTGTCCAGCCCTCACTTCATCTTTCTTTCCTAAGCAGGGaaagcttttttttgtgtgtgtgtgtgtgagtatctgCTTTATAACAGCAGTATCTTGAGATGATCACACATGATGGGTTTCACATGTGAACTGTATGTCAGCGCTGGTCATGTCGAGGACAGTCCTGTGCTCTTCTCACCTCTCCTGCTCTGCAGTGCTGATGCTGGTGGTGTGGTCACTTTCATGGCCAGACCATACGCGCCTCTGAAGGAGTGACTGTCCCGGACGATGAACGAGCCGGGCTCTTTGTCCTTCAGCACAGTGATAGCTGCATGAGAAGAgagaagacatttacatttaaccatTAACAGACGCCTTTACCCAAAGCgacaacaagagaacaacaacagtatacaagtgtcaTGACaggtctcagttagtctagcacagaaaCTGTAGCTATGTTTTTTGGTCCAAGAATAGGATAgacaagaaaaggtaagtgccagtattagttggtcaagtgctggcgaaagagatgagtctttagatgtttttttttgaaaatgaataaagactcagctgtacgaattgagattgggaggtccaTTAGAATGATTATGAagttctttgggatggcaccacaaggtatGCTgcgcgcccggggagcagttgggggttcaatgccttgctcaagggcagctcagtcgtggtattgaaggtggagagagaactgtatattcactccccccacccacaattcctgccagcctcgagactcgaactcacaaccctttgattatGAGTCCGatactctaaccactaggccacaacttccccacagtgagtttaggtatgttggtgccatgccagtggtcgtcttgtaggcaagcatcagtactttgaatttgatgcgagcagctgcTGGtggccagtgtaacctgatgaggagaggagtaacatgagattttttggctcattgaagacaaccctcgctgctgcattctggatcatttgcagaggcttgacagtacatgcaggaagagccaggagagcattacaatagtccagtctggagagaacaagagcttggacaagaagttgggtggcttgctctgacaggaagagtctaatcttcctaatgttgtataaggcaaacctgcaggaccgggtcgttgtagcaatgtggtcagtgaagcttaactgatgatccatcacaactcctaggtctctgtctgtcctcgaaggagtaacgGTTGACGAGctcagctgtatagagaagttgtgatgaagcaatgggtaaGCTtcataaggttaagctgaaggtgatggtcattcatccaactagaaatgtcactcagacagtctgaaatgcgagcagctaccgtcgggtcatcaggctggaatgagaagtagagttgggtgtcatcagcgtagcagtgataagaaaagccatgcttctgaatgacagatcctaaagatgtcatgtagatggagaagagaagtggtccaagtactgagccttgaggaaccccagtagcaaggtggtgtgacttagaaacatcacccctccaagacacactgaaggatctgtcagagaggtaggacttaacccacaggagagcagttccagagattcccatctttctgagggtggacaggagaatctagtgattaacagtgtcaaaagcagcagacaggtccagtgaGATGAGTacagaggattttgaagctgctcttgctagtcgcagggcttcagtaaccgagagcagagcagtctcagttgagtggccacttctGAAGCctgattggttgctgtccaggaggttgttctgtccaaggaacatagaaagctggttgaacacaacttgctcaagtgtctttgcaatgaatggaagaagggataccggtctgtagttttcaagaagcgctggatttagagatggtttcttgagcagtgggcttacccgagactgcttgaatgctgagggaaatgttccagagtgaagagaggagttgaaaacatgagtaagtgaaggtatgactgaagaagagatcgcttgaacgAGGTGAGTTGgaatcggatcaagtggacaagtagtaggatgattggacaggattaGTTTGGAAACGTTTGTCTCTGAGAGTGgacaggaggaggagagagagaagagaaaaggTCAAACACAGCTCGAATCATCAGGCATCAAGCGATCAGACCCGTACCTTGGTCCCGTGCGATGTCTGGCTTGTACCAGTATTTCGAGGTGTCCTGGACAAACTTGACCGTCAGCTGTTTGCTGGACAGCAGGTCCGATGAGGTGTTGTTTGCTTTGCTCTGCAGCTCCGGCAGGACGCTGGGGAAGGGGATGCTCAGGGAGCTCCCACTGTGAGGACTGGAGAAACCACTGGGAGACGCTGAACCCTGCGAGTGCTCGCCATCTGATGCCAGCAGGACGTTCTGCTGGTAATCCAGTCCCTCCAGCGTCGGGCCGAGGCTGAACTTCTCCTCAAAGGTTTGCTGCAGGACTCTGGCTCTCGGGCCGCTGAGAGGAGAGCTGTGGGCGTTCGGAGCGGGCAGAGATGGGACAGAGGACGGGACCGAGGACGGGGCGAAGCTCCCACAGTCTGCAGACCTGCTCAACAACAAACAACACactactgtcatcatttacaaccCAAAAAACCTCACATCACTTTCACATCATATTTAATCAGAATCAAAATCATTCACAATCTGATCTGACAAGCTCATGAAATGCATTTTTAGATTAGTTAACATGTTTCGTGAGGTGCAGTGATAATCTTTGCACTcattttcaactaaaaacagAAAACTCATTCATTTACACTACAATGATGTGTTGGGGGCCTGAAACACAAACTTTGAAAACAATATAAATTACAGTAAACTACAAACATGTGTATTTGTGAAACCGTGACATGCATATCACGTGTTCTGTCTGTAGGTACGCACGTGGGTGagtagtgtttctttacaaagtgataTACAAATTATGACATTTCTATGGGTagttttttttcctccaaaaCAACAATGATGCCTTTGTCTAGTAGCAATTTAGTACTATTTATTGTTTGTTGTAGTGTAATTTTTGATGAATCACTTATGGTTTTAATATAGGCAACATAACAATgaatattaaagagccacacagatgggaaaacaaaaatgacctgtattacagtgtatgatgtagctgtccatcagtgaaAACAATGtgtaaagtaattaaaccaaaaagtaaacgatttataaagttattggcttctaaagtaaggagtcgactctgaatcgctgaaacgaatcgttatagattt of Carassius gibelio isolate Cgi1373 ecotype wild population from Czech Republic chromosome A2, carGib1.2-hapl.c, whole genome shotgun sequence contains these proteins:
- the tada1 gene encoding transcriptional adapter 1; protein product: MAAHASELEIAKKNLTDAVGDNVKHYWANLKLWFKQKISKEEFDLEARRLLAQDTVHVHNDFLLAILTRCQIIVSTSEGPSSLQWNSGSTSKPGKPNRGKKKFPSVRQKFDHRFQPQNPLQAAQAFSPREAALEDEELRLSAHTLLLPTRGQMEARMMVTAFEMGLDNVSEDAVSTMFCALEVHLKDILSALVSRRKAYRLRDGHFPYAFGSDVTPRPYLKNSLPAYHSITECPPPSASLPAGPPPPLCPDDAEQRAALLLACSSDRVPPPLTPISVFDLLEALQVQRRVMPSHSMYALNMERILSRLWHPSHEELEQDHIHRQHLSSKEGLLVS